From the genome of Denticeps clupeoides chromosome 4, fDenClu1.1, whole genome shotgun sequence, one region includes:
- the tubb2 gene encoding tubulin beta-2A chain — MREIVHIQAGQCGNQIGAKFWEVISDEHGIDPTGSYQGDSDLQLERINVYYNEASGSKFVPRAILVDLEPGTMDSVRSGPFGQIFRPDNFVFGQSGAGNNWAKGHYTEGAELVDSILDVVRKESENCDCLQGFQLTHSLGGGTGSGMGTLLISKIREEYPDRIMNTFSVMPSPKVSDTVVEPYNATLSVHQLVENTDETFSIDNEALYDICFRTLKLTTPTYGDLNHLVSATMSGVTTCLRFPGQLNADLRKLAVNMVPFPRLHFFMPGFAPLTSRGSQQYRALSVPELTQQMFDAKNMMAACDPRHGRYLTVAAIFRGRMSMKEVDEQMLSVQNKNSSYFVEWIPNNVKTAVCDIPPRGLKMSATFIGNSTAIQELFRRISEQFTAMFRRKAFLHWYTGEGMDEMEFTEAESNMNDLVSEYQQYQDATADEMGEYEEDEMEDEEDVRQDVRH; from the exons ATGAGGGAGATCGTGCACATCCAGGCCGGCCAGTGCGGCAACCAGATCGGCGCCAAG TTCTGGGAGGTGATCAGTGATGAGCACGGGATCGACCCCACGGGCAGTTACCAAGGCGACAGTGACCTGCAGCTGGAGAGGATCAACGTGTACTACAACGAAGCTTCCG GAAGCAAATTTGTCCCTCGTGCCATACTGGTTGACCTGGAGCCTGGCACCATGGACTCGGTGCGATCCGGTCCTTTTGGACAAATCTTCAGGCCGGACAACTTTGTTTTTG GTCAGAGTGGGGCGGGGAACAACTGGGCCAAGGGCCACTACACCGAAGGGGCGGAGCTGGTGGACTCCATCCTGGACGTGGTGAGGAAAGAGTCGGAGAACTGCGACTGCCTGCAGGGCTTCCAGCTCACCCACTCCCTGGGCGGAGGCACCGGCTCCGGCATGGGCACCCTGCTAATTAGCAAGATCCGCGAGGAGTACCCCGACCGCATCATGAACACCTTCAGCGTCATGCCGTCGCCCAAGGTGTCCGACACCGTGGTGGAGCCGTACAACGCCACCCTGTCCGTCCACCAGCTGGTGGAGAACACGGACGAGACCTTCAGCATCGACAACGAAGCCCTCTATGACATCTGCTTCCGCACGCTCAAACTCACCACGCCCACCTACGGTGACCTCAACCACCTGGTCTCGGCCACCATGAGCGGGGTCACCACCTGCCTGCGCTTCCCCGGCCAGCTCAACGCCGACCTCCGCAAGCTGGCGGTCAACATGGTGCCCTTCCCCCGCCTGCACTTCTTCATGCCCGGCTTCGCCCCCCtcaccagcagggggagccAGCAGTACCGCGCGCTGTCGGTGCCCGAGCTCACCCAGCAGATGTTCGACGCCAAGAACATGATGGCCGCCTGCGACCCGCGCCACGGCCGCTACCTCACGGTGGCGGCCATCTTCCGCGGCCGCATGTCCATGAAGGAGGTGGACGAGCAGATGCTGAGCGTCCAGAACAAGAACAGCAGCTACTTCGTGGAGTGGATCCCCAACAACGTGAAGACGGCGGTCTGCGACATCCCGCCGCGCGGCCTTAAAATGTCGGCCACCTTCATCGGCAACAGCACCGCCATCCAGGAGCTGTTCCGCCGCATCTCGGAGCAGTTCACCGCCATGTTCCGCCGCAAGGCCTTCCTGCACTGGTACACGGGCGAGGGCATGGACGAGATGGAGTTCACCGAGGCCGAGAGCAACATGAACGACCTGGTGTCCGAGTACCAGCAGTACCAGGACGCCACCGCCGACGAAATGGGCGAGTACGAGGAAGACGAGATGGAAGACGAAGAGGACGTCCGCCAAGATGTCCGCCACTGA